In the genome of Deltaproteobacteria bacterium CG2_30_66_27, the window GGGGGAGGCGCCGCCGCTTTCGGGGCATATGAGCGCAACCCGAGATACCTCGTCAAGGTGACGCCGAGGGAAACGGCCGACACGACGATGGAGATTCCCAGCACGGCGAGGTAAACCGGTTTCCGCATCCGCTCCCCTGAGACCCGGTGATAAATGTTTATATTGGACGCATAATGGGGATCACGTCAACAACCCCGGGGGCGCAACCCCGGAACCGGGAATCGCAGAACAGGAACGTCCCTGTTCTGCGGTTTTTCGAATGTTTCGGTATAATGTCCTCCGCCATGACCGACCCGACCCCTCGTCCGCAAGGATCCGAACCGCGGGAACCGGTCGATTTCCTCCGGGAGATCGTCCGACGCGACACCGATTCCGGCGTCTACGGCGGCAGGGTGGCGACCCGCTTCCCCCCCGAGCCGAACGGCTTCCTGCACATCGGCCACGCGAAATCGATCTGCATCAACTTCGGCATCGCCGCGGAGTTCGGCGGCGTCTGCCACCTGCGGTTCGACGACACGAACCCCGAGACCGAGGACATGAAGTACGTCGACTCGATCCGGCGCGACGTGCGTTGGCTCGGGTTCGACTGGAAAGAGAAGCTCTTCTTCGCCTCGGATTATTACGAACGGCTCTATGACCTGGCGGTGCGCCTGGTCCGGGACGGGAAGGCGTACGTGGACAGCCAGAGCGACGAGGCGATCCGGAGGGGGCGCGGCACGATCACGGAACCGGGCGTCGACAGCCCGTACCGGAACCGCACGGTGGAGGAGAACCTAGACCTCTTCGCACGGATGAAGGAGGGGGAGTTCCCCGACGGCGCCCACGTCCTGCGCGCGAGGATCGATATGGCGGCGCGGAACATGAAATTGCGCGACCCGCTGCTCTACCGCATCCGCCACGCGACGCACTACCGCCGGGGCGACGCCTGGCGCCTCTACCCGATGTACGACTTCGCCCACCCGCTCTCCGACGCGATCGAAGGGGTGACGCACTCCATCTGCACGCTCGAGTTCGAGAACAACCGGCCGGTCTACGACTGGCTGGTCGATAACCTCTTCCCGGAGCCCCGTCCCCGCCAGTACGAGTTCGCGCGCCTGAACCTCGACTACACGGTGATGAGCAAGCGCAAGCTTCTCCAGCTGGTGGAGGAAAAACTCGTCTCCGGCTGGGACGATCCCCGCCTGCCGACGATCGCCGGGATGCGCCGCCGCGGCTACGCGCCCGAGGGGATCCGCCTCTTCGCCGCGCGCATCGGCGTGGACAAGTCGAACAGCCGCGTCAGCATGGAGCTGCTCGAGGACGCGATCCGGGACGATCTGAACGCCCGCGCCCCCCGCGCGATGGCGGTCCTGCGCCCCCTAAAGGCGACGATCACGAACTGGCCGGACGGCCGCGTCGAGGAACTGGAGGTCCCGTCGTGGCCACGGGACACGGGGAAGGAGGGGAGCCGCACGGTCCCCCTGTCGCGCGACATCTTCATCGAGGGGGCCGACTTCTCCGTCGATCCGCCCGCCGACTGGCGGCGCCTGCGCCCGGGCGGCGAAACCCGTCTTATGGGCGGCTACTTCATCCGCTGCGACGAGGTCGTCCGCGACCCGGCCACCGGCGAGGTGGCGGAACTGCGCTGCTCGTACGATCCGGAGTCGCTCGGCGCGCCGGCCAAGGGGCCCCGGAAGAAGACGACCGCGATCCAGTGGGTGTCCGCCTCGCACGCGGTCCCGGCCGAGGTCCGCGTCTACGACCGCCTGTTCACCGTCGCCGATCCCGGGAACGTGGAGGAGGGAAGGTCGTTCAAGGAGTTCCTGAACCCGTCCTCCGTCGAGGTGTTGCGGTGTGCCCTCGTCGAGCCCGCCCTCGCCTCCGCCGCGCCCGGGGACCGCTTCCAGTTCGTCCGCCACGGCTACTTCATCGCCGACGAGGTCGACTCGAAACCCGGCGCCCCCGTTTTCAACCGCACCGTCGGCCTGAAGGACAAGTACCGCCCATCCACGTCGGCCGGGTGAGCAGGTGTCGAATCCGTCATGGTGAAGGCGATCGATGCACGATAAAAAAGAGAAGCCGCCGAGGGGACCGAGGGATTTCCTCACGGTCCTGTTCAAACACCGGATCAAGGTGGGAGGATTTTTTCTCGCCTCGGTGCTCATCGCCGCCGTCGGGTCGTTCCTGCTCCCTCCCACCTACGAGGCAAGATCGAGCCTGACGGTGAAGACCGGCAGGGAATACGTCACTCCCCGGGATTCGGGCGACGCCGGCGCCTTGATGCTCCTCCAGCTCGAGGAGGTGGTCAACTCGGAGGTCCGGATCCTGTCGAGCCGGGAGCTGATCGAAAAGGTCCTGGCCACCATGAAGGTCGAGACCGTCTACCCGGAGCTGGCGGCGCCCCCTCTCTCCACGACGACCCCCCTCCAGGCGGCCGCCCTCGCCTTCAAGAAGAACCTCACCGTCGAAGGGGTCAAAAAATCGAACGTCATCGAGGTGGCCTTCCGGCACAAGGACCCGCGGGTGGCCGCCCGGGCCGTGAACCTCCTGGTCGACGGGTACAGGGAGAAACACCTCCGGGTCTTCAGCGATCCCCGGGCGTCCTTCCTGGAAAAGCAGCTCGCCGGGTACGATGCGAAGCGCAAGGATTCCGAACAACGGATGGAGGCCTTCCGGCGGAAGAACCGGTTCTTCTTCCCGGAAGAGCAGAAGAGCCTGCTCCTGAAGCGGTACCAGGAGGCGAACCTCCTCGTGCAGAACACCCGCAGGGAGATACGGCTCGCCCGGGAGAGGCCGAAGGAGCGGGAAACCGTCGAGACCCCGGCCGATCTGCCTTCCCTGAACGCCGAGGCGGCCGCCCAGGCAAGGCGGGTGCGCGCCCTGGAGGACGAGATCCGGGCGTTCGACCGGCTGGACACCGCGTTCCAGGCGCTGAAGCGGGAAGCGGACGCCGACCAGAAGACGTACCGCGCAGGCCTGGGGCTCGCCTTCCTCTCCGAATCCGCGTCGGAGAGTTTTTCCACCCCGGGGATCGCCGAGAGGCAGTTGGCGCTGCCCGTGCTCGCGACGATCCGGCACAGGGACTGAACGGGCCGTGTACCTCGATTTCTATCGCCTGACCCGGGAGCCGTTCCGCATCACCCCGGACCCGGAGTTCCTGTACCTGGGCCCCGTCCACAAGGAAGCGCTGGCCGCCATCGCGTACGGCGTGGAGCAGCGGAAGGGGATCCTCGCGGTGACCCGGGGAGGTGGGGACGGGAAAGACCACCATCCTGCGCTCGTACCTCGGCAAGGCCGACCCGGAACGGCTGAAGTCCGCCTACGTGTTCAACCCCAACGTCTCCTTCCCGACCCTGCTGCGGACGATCTTCCGGGAGCTCGGGATCCCCCCGGGGAGCGGCCTTCGAACGGGTTCGAGGTCGCCGCGGAGGACGAGATGGTCGCCCTTTCGCGGAACATCGACGCCCTCCTTACGGCCTCCCCCCGGAACGTGGTCCAGTTCATCGGCGCCCAGGGCGGGGAGGGCAGCTCCACCGTCACCCGGGACTTCGCCATGGTCTCCGCGGCCCGGCTCGGGAAATCGGTCCTTCTCCTGGACGCCGACCCCCGGAACCCCAGCCAGCACCTCTTCTTCCGCCTCGAACCGGAATTCGGGTGGGGGGAGATCTTGAGGAACCGGAGGACCTTCCGGAAAGCGATCCGCCGAATCGGAAAAACGAAGCTGTACGTCTACCCGACCCCCCCCGGTTCGGCGCCCTTGCCCGAAGCCCTCTTTTCCCCGGAGATCAAGGAATTCTGGGACGCGGCGAAGGAAAGATTCGACCTCGTCCTGATCGACTCCGCCCCGGCCTCCGCATCGCCCGACGGCCTCTCCATGTCCCGCTACGTGGACGGGGTGGTTCTCGTCCTTGAGGCCGAAAAGACCCGCAAGCCCGTGGCGGAGAACCTGAAAAACCGGATTCGGCAGAACGGCGGGAATCTCCTCGGGATGGTGTTCAACAACCGCCGATGCCACATCCCCGAGTTCCTCTACAAAAGATTGTAGGCGCGGTCCCCTGTCTTCCACCGCATCGGCAGGAAACCCCGGACCCGGGACGATCCCGCGGGCGATCGACCTTCACGAAACGCATAACTACGCATTTTGGTATTCCCCCGTGATCCAGTCCGCGATCGAAGGTGGGGCAAGGTGGCTCCTCTTCGAAGACCCCAGGCACGGGCAGGGGATCGGGGGCCTGACGATCCGAAACCCGTTCCTCCACAAGTAGAAACGGGCCTGCATCGGACCGGCAAATTATTCAGTAGGACCTCTTCCGATTACTTTTTTGTAATAATTGGAAGGGCGATGTAACGGTTCCGGCAAGGGATTCGTTTGAAGTTCAACGATTAACATGTCGATATCGCTTGGAAATCTGAAATAAAGTATTCGGCACGGTTGAGCACGGAGAGGTCGACCTCCCGGCCGCGGAAGAGACCGGAGATCTCCTCTCGACGCGGTGAGCAAGGCGTTCTCGACCGGCAAGGTGTTCCTTTCTCCGGCCGTGATCGAGGAAATCGACGGGACGATCCGTCGTCTCTCCCCGAAAGTGGGGGAGGGGAAGACGGAATCGCTTCTGGCGCTTTGGAAGAGGTTCGCATCCCGCTGCACGGTCCTGAAACCCGTGGAGAAGCAGCGCTTCCCGAAAGATTAAGGATTGTGACACCCTGTCAGTTCCTGGAATCCCCGGAACCGGGCCTTCGTCAGGGGAACAGGTCGGAGAGCGTCACCCGATGAACGCCCCGAAGCTGCCGAGAAACCGGTGAACGTCGGGAAGGCGTGTCGTGAGAATCCGACGCAGGTCGGCCGCGTTGATGTCCCAATAGATGTGGACCAGCCGGTTCCGGAAGCGCGCCATCTGGATCAGCGCATCGGCGAACGTCGAGTCGAATGCTCCCCGTTCCGCCATCACCCGGAACGTGTCGGCGTAGTCCTCCGGCGTCCGGAATCCGTTTCTGGAAATGACATGGTTACAGAGGTCGATGGTTCCTTCGATCGCCACGATGAGGTTATATTTCGCGCTCGAGATTTTATGTGGATCTGCGAAGAACTGATCCTCGGGAAGGAGGGCGAGTTCCTGAAGGCCGGAAAGGGCCGTCAAGATCTCCGAGGAGATCTTGCGTACTTTGTCGGGGTTATAGTCCAAGGCCGAGAGTCTCCCTCAGGTACATTTCCCGATACGGTTTGAAGTCGAAGTAATCCCGAAGCGTCGCCTCCACGAATTCGGACCTGGCGCCGCTGTCGCGGACGAAGACAGGATGTCCGTAGCGGATCACGTTGTAGCGGAAGGACAGGGGAGCGTCGTTCAGGATGCGCAAATCCACGGGAAGGTTTTTCATCACCCTGGACAGCTCCGATTCGAGCGAAAGTTCCTCTTCGATCCGGCGCCCCCGAGGATTCGCGAAATACACGGCGAGATCGACATCGCGGAACCGTTCTCCCGTCACGAAGGACCCGTGGATATACGCAAACAGGATCCCGTCCTTCGCCGCAAGAAACGCCTTCGCGGCCGATTCGAGATGGGTCCGTTCTTCGCCGGGAACGGAATAGTATTTATATTTCATGGTTTTTTCATCCTATCAGGGCGGCGGAACCAAGGCAAGCATGACCGCGGAAGAGTATGTCCATCATTCGTGGACATACGTGAATAATGGCCGGCAAGGGTGGGGACGCACGGGATGGCCCATGCGCTGGACACGGTATTCCGGGCGGCGGAAACGTTGAAGGATAGCCCGCAATTCGTGGTTCTCCTCGTGGGGGACGGCGCCGAGCGGGACGCCCTGGTAAAGACGGTGGAGTCCCTGGGGTTGAAGAACGTCATCATGCCGCCGCAGCAGGAGAAGGCGAGGATGCCCGAGATCATCGCGGCAGCGGACGTCAACCTGGTCCTCCTGAAGAAAGCGGACCTCTTCAAGACGGTGATCCCCTCCAAGATCTTCGAGGCCATGGCGATGGAGCGGCCCCTGATCCTCGGGGTGGAAGGGGAGAGCAAGGCGATCATCGAGGAGGCGGATTGCGGGATCTGCATCGAGCCGGAGAACGCCGAGGAACTGGTCGGCGCGCTGCGGAAGCTTCACGATGAGGATGGGCTGGGGATGCGCCTCGGGAAAAACGGCAGGAAATGCGTCGAGGGGCGGTATAACCGCGATTCCCTGGCGGCGGAGTACCTGACGCTGCTGGGGACGGTAACCCCGGAACCCGAACCCCAGAACCGGGACGTTGTTGAAAACCACAGAACTCCCACAGAACCGGGACAGACATGAATCCATCGCCCTGCGGTACGGTACATGCACCCTCGGATGGAAATCCTTTCCACGGGGGGAACGGACCGATGACCGTACCGATGGAACGAGTGGAACACCGGATCCTTACGATTCGCGGACATCGGGTGATATTGGATGCCGACCTGGCCGAACTTTACGGAGTGAAGACGTTCCACCTGAACGAGGCGGTCAAGCGCAATCGTAGCCGATTCCCGGAAGACTTCATGTTTCAGATGACGGCAGAGGAATTCACCGCTTTGAAATCGCAATTTGCGATCTCAAAGCCAGGACGCGGCGGTCGACGAATCAATCCGTACGTTTTCACCGAAGAGGGCGTGGCGATGCTCTCCTCCGTGCTGCACAGTGAAAGGGCAGTTCAGGTCAACATCGCCATCATGCGGGCGTTCGTCCGGCTTCGGGAGTTGGCCGCTTCGCATAAAGACGTTCATCAACGTCTGGATGAGATGGAACAGAAGTATGACGCGCATTTCAAGGTAGTCTTCGACGCCATCCGTGCGCTGATGGAACCGCCGAAGATCCCATGCCGGCGGATCGGGTATTGATGAGCGGCTGGCTGAACATTCCGGTCTACGGCGTCCTGTTGGGACTGCTGTACCACCAGGCGCTCGTCTACCTCGTCGGCATGTGGCGCAAGGAGGATTTCAACTACGGGTACGTCATCGTCCCCATCGTCCTCTACCTTCTCTGGGAGAAACGGGCCGAACTGAAGCGGTCCCCTTCCGTTCCGTCCTGGCGGGGGCTGATCCCGATCGGGGTGGGGATCTTCCTCTACGAGCTGGGGGAGCTGGGTGGGGAGTTCACGACCCTTTTCCTGTCCCTCTGGCTGATGGTGGTCGGCCTGTGCTGGCTGCATCTGGGTTGGGGGAAACTGAAGGTCATCGCGTTCCCCGTCGCGTACCTGCTGGTGATGTTCCCGCCGCCGAACCTGATCTACGGCAACCTCTCCCTCCGACTGCAGTTGATCTCCTCGCAGGTCGGCGTGGCCATGATCCGGCTGTTCGGCATCACCGCGTACCGCGAAGGGAACGTCATCGACCTGGGCTTTACCCAGCTCCAGGTGGTGGAAGCCTGCTCCGGCCTGCGCTACCTGTTCCCACTTCTTGCGCTCGGGATTCTTATCGCGTACCACTTCCGGGCGTCGTTCTGGAAACGGGCGGTCTTGGTCTTGTCCGCGGTCCCGGTGACGGTGTTCACGAACAGCCTCCGGATCGCCACCGTCGGGTTTCTCTACCCGGTCTGGGGGGCGAAGGTGGCGGAAGGGTTCTTCCACGATTTTTCCGGATGGCTGATCTTCATGGTCAGCCTCGCGATCCTCCTTGCGGAGATGTGGCTGCTGTCCAAGATCTTCCCCGAAGCGGAACGTGCGGCCGCCGTGATCGAGAGCCCCGCGCTGTCGGACGGCATCCCCATCGAGGAGAAGAAGGGCGCTGCGCAGGGGAGGGGATGGGGGCCTCCGCAATCCGTCGCCGCCGTTGTCCTCCTGCTGGCCACGCTGCTCGTCTTCCGGAGCGTGGAGTTCCGCGAGAAGGTGCCGATCAGCCGCCCCCTGGCCGAGGTCCCGTTGTCCATGGGCGAATGGATCGGCGACCGGAAGGCGATGGAACAGATCTTCCTGGACACCTTGAAACTCACCGACTATTCGATCGTCGATTACCGGGATCCCAAGGGGAAAGAGGTCAACGTCTACGTCGCCTACAACGACCGGCAGATGAAGGGGGAGTCGAGCCATTCCCCCGATTCGTGCCTGCCGGGCAGCGGCTGGGTCTTCCGCGATTCCGGGACGGTCGTCCTGCCGGGGACCGGCGGCGGCGGGCAGCCGATGCGGGTGAAGCGGGCCCTGATGGAGAAGAACGGCGTCCGGCAGCTCGCGTATTACTGGTTCCCCCAGCGGGGGCGGATCCTCACGAACATGTTCCAGTTGAAGGCGTACGCCTTCTGGGACGCGCTGACGCGCCGGCGCACCGACGGCGCCCTGGTCCGGCTGATCACGCCTGTGTATGAAACCGAGCAACTTCCCGACGCCGAGACGCGGCTGCGGGCGTTCACAAGGGACCTGGTCCCGGTCCTGGACGAATACCTCCCCGGCCGGGAGGTAAAG includes:
- a CDS encoding glutamine--tRNA ligase, which produces MTDPTPRPQGSEPREPVDFLREIVRRDTDSGVYGGRVATRFPPEPNGFLHIGHAKSICINFGIAAEFGGVCHLRFDDTNPETEDMKYVDSIRRDVRWLGFDWKEKLFFASDYYERLYDLAVRLVRDGKAYVDSQSDEAIRRGRGTITEPGVDSPYRNRTVEENLDLFARMKEGEFPDGAHVLRARIDMAARNMKLRDPLLYRIRHATHYRRGDAWRLYPMYDFAHPLSDAIEGVTHSICTLEFENNRPVYDWLVDNLFPEPRPRQYEFARLNLDYTVMSKRKLLQLVEEKLVSGWDDPRLPTIAGMRRRGYAPEGIRLFAARIGVDKSNSRVSMELLEDAIRDDLNARAPRAMAVLRPLKATITNWPDGRVEELEVPSWPRDTGKEGSRTVPLSRDIFIEGADFSVDPPADWRRLRPGGETRLMGGYFIRCDEVVRDPATGEVAELRCSYDPESLGAPAKGPRKKTTAIQWVSASHAVPAEVRVYDRLFTVADPGNVEEGRSFKEFLNPSSVEVLRCALVEPALASAAPGDRFQFVRHGYFIADEVDSKPGAPVFNRTVGLKDKYRPSTSAG
- a CDS encoding DNA-binding protein produces the protein MTVPMERVEHRILTIRGHRVILDADLAELYGVKTFHLNEAVKRNRSRFPEDFMFQMTAEEFTALKSQFAISKPGRGGRRINPYVFTEEGVAMLSSVLHSERAVQVNIAIMRAFVRLRELAASHKDVHQRLDEMEQKYDAHFKVVFDAIRALMEPPKIPCRRIGY
- a CDS encoding VPLPA-CTERM-specific exosortase XrtD; translation: MPADRVLMSGWLNIPVYGVLLGLLYHQALVYLVGMWRKEDFNYGYVIVPIVLYLLWEKRAELKRSPSVPSWRGLIPIGVGIFLYELGELGGEFTTLFLSLWLMVVGLCWLHLGWGKLKVIAFPVAYLLVMFPPPNLIYGNLSLRLQLISSQVGVAMIRLFGITAYREGNVIDLGFTQLQVVEACSGLRYLFPLLALGILIAYHFRASFWKRAVLVLSAVPVTVFTNSLRIATVGFLYPVWGAKVAEGFFHDFSGWLIFMVSLAILLAEMWLLSKIFPEAERAAAVIESPALSDGIPIEEKKGAAQGRGWGPPQSVAAVVLLLATLLVFRSVEFREKVPISRPLAEVPLSMGEWIGDRKAMEQIFLDTLKLTDYSIVDYRDPKGKEVNVYVAYNDRQMKGESSHSPDSCLPGSGWVFRDSGTVVLPGTGGGGQPMRVKRALMEKNGVRQLAYYWFPQRGRILTNMFQLKAYAFWDALTRRRTDGALVRLITPVYETEQLPDAETRLRAFTRDLVPVLDEYLPGREVKLSSSTRTNR